In Thermoplasmatales archaeon, the sequence TAGAAGCATTCTTCCTTTATTCTTCTCTGCATTCTCTATTCCATCTCCTACACTTTCATCCACTGCAATATGAACTTTAATCCATTTCTCTCGAATCCATTCTCCACATTTGCTACTTTTACTCCAGAAATATCGCTTTTCTTCTTACCTGGCTAAATGATGGAGCTCTGCCTGTATCTTATATGAATGCTCTCCCTTTATTCATTTTTTCGATTTCCTCATCCCATTCCTCCAAAAAATCTAAACTGAAAAGAATTTCTCCTCTTCTTATATACTCATTATATTCCTTCCAGTTTCTTTTTCTCCCATCTAATCCTCTAATAGAATATCGCCAGAAAATATGGTTTATGCCACAAACTAAATAAAAATAAAAAATAAGGGAAGAAATTAGCTATATACTACAACATCATTGTATTCAATTTCTTCAATGTTTCCAGCTAAATCAATGCTATAAAATTCTATTTCATATTTTCCGCAGCCATAGTTGCCAAGATATATTTTCTCTCCTTTATATTCTTTCCAGTTGAAAAGCAGCATCCATTTGCCCGAGCTTTCATTCCACTTCCATATCCTATAGTATGTATGGTTTACTCCTACATCATCAACACTTGCAAGAGTTATATAGGTTGTAGTTGGAATGTAGTGGAGAATATATGAACCAAAGAAAGTTACATTTTTAACATATCCATGGAATACTTTTCTTGAGTTTGGTGGTGTTGTGTCTGCAATTACATTAACAACGCATTCATCTTCATCATATAAGCCATCGCTACTTACATTTACTTTATTAACAATGCTTCCTATTTTAATTGCTTTTGCATAAACATATATTACTTTTATTTCTCCCGCTGGTATTTTATCAAATTTCCATGTTAGCTCACTTCCATTTATGCTTGCGGCTGGCTCCGCCTTTATGAATATTAAGCCATCTCCGAGCAAATCTTTTACTGTAACATTAATTGCATCTCCATCGCCAATATTGCGAACAATTATTTCATATTTTATTTCCTTTCCCTGCAAAACCTCGCCAGAATTTGCACTTTTTTCTATTTCGAGCAGAGGATAAGCCATTATTGGGGGTGGATTTATCTTTGTTGATTCGTTATCGCTTGCAATGCTTTCACCGCATCTTGCTTCAACATTATTGTATATTATTTTTTCATAATCTATTGGCTTAACTCTTGCCTTTATTTCCAAAACAATGCTTTCATTGGCTTTAATTATTGGAATAATCCATGTTATTTTATTTCCATTTATTGTCCCATTGCATTCAATTATTTCAAGCAATTCATCAAATTCATCTTCTACAATAACATTTCTTGCATCATCATTTCCACTATTTGAAATCAAAATGGTATAGTTTAAGAAATCGCCCGCTGTAACTGGGTCAATGCTATCTTGCTTATCAATGCTTAATGAAGGAGATGAAATAACAAGCGTTGTTGCTTCTGCATATGCTTCTGCACCCTCACAACTTATGCTCACATTATTCAAAAGAATTGTTCCATTGGCAAGAGGCGAGGCAACTTTTAATACTATCGTTATAGTTGCTGAGCTTTTAGCTGCCAGCCTGCTTATTATCCATGTATCATTTCCTGTGGTTGGGCTTGGATACGCGCTCTTGAAAGAA encodes:
- a CDS encoding DUF11 domain-containing protein — translated: VYSNGTVLYTPDANYCGSDSFKYKVKDNDGAESNEAWVNITVSCVNDPPVAVDDTASTSEDTPVLINVTSNDYDIDGSIDLTSVTITQNPSHGSLNVYSNGTVLYTPDANYCGSDSFKYKVKDNDGAESNEAWVNITVSSTNDPPVADFIWAPLIPTTSDNTQFTDQSYDTDGFIVNWTWNFGDGSVAYEQNPVHQYLTPGIYIVTLTVTDNDGLKDSVTKQITVYTPPSLIFSKSDDKDPVRPGELLNYTITIRNVGGLPAYNVSVIEQYDANFIFISSTPAGIGNTWQIGTILPGETKTIKIYGRVAENGEEYIYNFAFYTSSNAGNGFASEQTRVVYPSLGIRKDAPPQVEAGEELVYTITYYNPSEIDLTNVIIKENYPSYTSFKSAYPSPTTGNDTWIISRLAAKSSATITIVLKVASPLANGTILLNNVSISCEGAEAYAEATTLVISSPSLSIDKQDSIDPVTAGDFLNYTILISNSGNDDARNVIVEDEFDELLEIIECNGTINGNKITWIIPIIKANESIVLEIKARVKPIDYEKIIYNNVEARCGESIASDNESTKINPPPIMAYPLLEIEKSANSGEVLQGKEIKYEIIVRNIGDGDAINVTVKDLLGDGLIFIKAEPAASINGSELTWKFDKIPAGEIKVIYVYAKAIKIGSIVNKVNVSSDGLYDEDECVVNVIADTTPPNSRKVFHGYVKNVTFFGSYILHYIPTTTYITLASVDDVGVNHTYYRIWKWNESSGKWMLLFNWKEYKGEKIYLGNYGCGKYEIEFYSIDLAGNIEEIEYNDVVVYS